CAGCGCCTGTTCCAGCGTGTACTTGATGGCCGGGGTCAGCTTGATCGCATCGTCCTTGCCCGACGCACGCATGTTGGTCAGCGGCTTGGTCTTGATCGCGTTGACGGTCAGGTCGTTGTCCTTGGAATGGATGCCGACCAGCTGGCCTTCGTATACGTTGTCGCCTTCGGCGGCGAACAGGCGGCCACGCTCTTCCAGCGGTCCCAGCGCATAGGCCGGCGTTGCGCCCGGTGCGTTGGCAATCATCACGCCGTTCTGGCGCTTGGCGATGGCGCCCTGTTCCTTCGGGCCGTAATGGTCGAACACGTGGAACAGCAGGCCCGAGCCCTGGGTCAGGGTGCGGAACTCGTTCTGGAAGCCGATCAGGCCACGCGCCGGGATCATGTAATCCAGGCGCACGCGGCCCTTGCCGTCCGGCTCCATGTTCTTCAGCTGGCCCTTGCGGGTGCCCAGCTTTTCCATCACGCCGCCCTGGTGCTGTTCTTCGATGTCCACCACGAGCTGTTCGATCGGCTCCATCAGCTTGCCGTCGATTTCCTTGATGATCACTTCCGGACGCGACACGGCCAGCTCGTAGCCTTCACGACGCATGTTCTCGATCAGCACCGACAGGTGCAGTTCGCCACGGCCGGAGACCAGGAACTTGTCGGCGTCCGAGCCTTCCTCGACCTTCAGTGCCACGTTGTGCACCTTCTCGCGGTCCAGGCGGTCGCGCAGCTGGCGGCTGGTCAGGAACTTGCCGCCGGACAGGTCCTTGTTGCCGGCGAACGGCGAGTTGTTGACCTGGAAGGTCATCGAGATGGTGGGTTCGTCCACGGTCAGCGCCGGCAGCGCCTCAGGGTGGTCGAGCGCACACACGGTGTCGGAGATGGTCAGTTCCTGGATGCCGGAGATGGCCACGATGTCGCCGGCCTCGGCGCTGTCCTGCTCGATGCGCTCCAGACCCAAAAAGCCCAGCACCTGCAGCACCTTGCCCTGGCGCTTCTTGCCTTCGCGGTCGATCACGCTGACCGGCATGTTCTTCTTCAAGGTGCCGCGCTGGATGCGGCCGATGCCGATCACGCCGACGAAGTTGTTGTAGTCCAGCTGGCTGATGCGCATCTGGAACGGGCCGTCCGGGTCCACGTCCGGTGCCGAGACGTGCTGCATGATCGCTTCGTACAGCGGGGTCATGTCGCCGTCGCGCACGCTCGAATCCAGGCTGGCGTAGCCGTTCAATGCCGATGTGTAGACGATCGGGAAGTCCAGCTGCTCGTCGGTGGCGCCGAGCTTGTCGAATAGGTCGAACACCTGGTCGATCACCCAGTCCGGGCGCGCGCCGGGACGGTCGATCTTGTTGACCACCACGATCGGCTTGAAGCCCATCGCAAAGGCCTTCTGGGTCACGAAGCGGGTCTGCGGCATCGGGCCGTCCATCGCGTCGACCAGGATCAGCACCGAGTCCACCATCGACAGCACGCGCTCGACTTCGCCACCGAAGTCGGCGTGTCCCGGGGTGTCGACGATGTTGATGCGGTTGCCCTGCCAGGTGATGGCGGTGTTCTTGGCCAGGATCGTGATGCCACGTTCCTTTTCCTGGTCGTTGCTGTCCATCACGCGCTCAGCCAGGACGGTGCGTTCGGACAGGGTGCCGGACTGCTTCAGCAGGCAGTCGACGAGGGTGGTCTTGCCATGGTCGACGTGCGCGACGATGGCGATATTGCGGAGTTTTTCAATGGACATGCGGAAAGGGCCCCTGTCTGGCGCCAGTCTTGAGATGAGGTAAGCCCGACATTATAGCGGTTTCGTTGCGCTGCCGTTGCGGATTGACGCAAGTCGATTCAGATCGCCCATTCAGCCAGTGTGACGGCCGGGGGGCCGGGGCGGGCAGGTCCGTTGGACCATGGTCGTAACCGCGCGGCCGGTCACGCGCCCGGGTGTATCCTAATGGGCTGATGATCACTCCAGAACCTGCAAGGATTTCCATGTCCCTGATCGCCACCTTCGACACCTCCCGCGGCCCGATCGTTGTCGAGCTGTACCCGGAGAAGGCTCCGCTGACGGTTGCCAACTTCGTCAACCTGGCCAAGCGCGGCTTCTACAACGGCCTGAGCTTCCACCGCGTCATCGCCGATTTCATGATCCAGGGCGGCTGCCCGGAAGGTTCCGGCCGCGGCGGCCCGGGCTACCGTTTCGAAGACGAGACCAATAACGGCGTGGGCCACGAGCGCGGCGTGCTGTCCATGGCCAATGCCGGCCCGAATACCAACGGCAGTCAGTTCTTCATCACCCACACCGCCACCCCGTGGCTGGACGGCAAGCACACCGTGTTCGGCAAGGTCACCCAGGGCCTGGACGTGGTGGATAGCGTTGCCCAGGGCGACACCATCAACACGCTCACCATCGAAGGCGATACCGACGCCGTGCTGGCCGCCAAGGCCGACCGCGTTGCGGAGTGGAACAAGATCCTCGCCGCCTGATCGCAAGTTCCCGTCGAACGGCCGCCG
The window above is part of the Xanthomonas campestris pv. badrii genome. Proteins encoded here:
- the typA gene encoding translational GTPase TypA, producing the protein MSIEKLRNIAIVAHVDHGKTTLVDCLLKQSGTLSERTVLAERVMDSNDQEKERGITILAKNTAITWQGNRINIVDTPGHADFGGEVERVLSMVDSVLILVDAMDGPMPQTRFVTQKAFAMGFKPIVVVNKIDRPGARPDWVIDQVFDLFDKLGATDEQLDFPIVYTSALNGYASLDSSVRDGDMTPLYEAIMQHVSAPDVDPDGPFQMRISQLDYNNFVGVIGIGRIQRGTLKKNMPVSVIDREGKKRQGKVLQVLGFLGLERIEQDSAEAGDIVAISGIQELTISDTVCALDHPEALPALTVDEPTISMTFQVNNSPFAGNKDLSGGKFLTSRQLRDRLDREKVHNVALKVEEGSDADKFLVSGRGELHLSVLIENMRREGYELAVSRPEVIIKEIDGKLMEPIEQLVVDIEEQHQGGVMEKLGTRKGQLKNMEPDGKGRVRLDYMIPARGLIGFQNEFRTLTQGSGLLFHVFDHYGPKEQGAIAKRQNGVMIANAPGATPAYALGPLEERGRLFAAEGDNVYEGQLVGIHSKDNDLTVNAIKTKPLTNMRASGKDDAIKLTPAIKYTLEQALDFIEDDELVEVTPKEIRLRKKHLTENERKRAGRSG
- a CDS encoding peptidylprolyl isomerase — translated: MSLIATFDTSRGPIVVELYPEKAPLTVANFVNLAKRGFYNGLSFHRVIADFMIQGGCPEGSGRGGPGYRFEDETNNGVGHERGVLSMANAGPNTNGSQFFITHTATPWLDGKHTVFGKVTQGLDVVDSVAQGDTINTLTIEGDTDAVLAAKADRVAEWNKILAA